The DNA window AAGTTGTTGATAGCAAGTCACAAAATGCCATTATAAAAGTCATTGGTGTAGGCGGCTGTGGCGGCAATGCTATTGATCATATGATCGATAAGAATTTAACGGGTGTTGAATTCATCTGCGCCAATACTGATATGCAAGCACTGAAAAAAAGTCGTGCAAGTCATATATTGCAAATTGGTCAAGCAATGACTAAGGGCTTAGGTGCTGGTGCTAAACCCGAAATTGGTAAACAAGCAGCTATCGATGATAAAGAGAAAATTATTAGCTCTATTAAAGGCGCTGACATGTTATTTATAACCGCAGGTATGGGCGGTGGTACAGGAACAGGCGCTGCACCTGTAATTGCACAAATTGCTAAAGAATTAGGTATTTTAACGATCGCGGTTGTTACAAAACCTTTTTTATTTGAAGGCAAAAGAACAGCAATAGCGACCGATGGTATTAATGAGTTAGTTCAACATGTAGATTCCTTAATTGTTATTCCAAATGAAAAATTAATGGAAGTGCTAGGTGAGCATATCCCATTCTTAGAAGCCTTTAATGCCGCTAATGATGTATTACATAACGCAGTCTCAGGTATTTCAGAAATTATTAATAGCCCAGGATTAGTTAATGTGGACTTTGCTGACGTGAAGACGGTTATGGGTGAAATGGGTATGGCTATGATTGGTTCTGGTGTGGCGCAAGGAGAGCATCGAGCATACAAAGCATCTCAAGCTGCAGTTGCTAGTCCACTTTTAGAAGATGTTAATTTAGTAAATGCGCGAGGTGTATTAGTCAATATATCAGCAAGCAGTAAATTTACACTTAAGGAATACCATGAGGTGATGGAAACAATTAAACAGTTTGCAGCGATTGATGCTACTGTCATTGTTGGTAATGTTATTGATGAGGCAATGGGAGATTCGATACGAGTCACAGTTGTAGCAACAGGTTTGGCGCAAAATGTAAAACAAAGAATGCCACGGATAGAGCCTAGACCAATTATGCAAAATAAGTCACCTGTCATTGAAGATGAGGCTGTTATGGATGATGAGCCAGATGTATTCAGCTCAAATGAGAATAGAGCGCAAGTTGAAATCATGAAAATGTCAGGTATGGAAGAGTACGATATCCCAGCATTCTTAAGAAAAAAAGGCGAATAAGTATTTAATGATTAAACAGAGAACCATTCAAAAATCTGTCCAGACTTCTGGTGTAGGCCTGCATAATGGCGAAAAAGTGACTTTGACACTCAAACCTGCTGAAGTTGACCAAGGTATTGTCTTTCGCAGAGTTGATCAAAAGGAAAATCACGAAGTTAAAGTGAGCCCTGATGCAGTTAAAGATACGAAGATGTGTTCAGCCATTGGGCAAGATGCTTCGCGTGTAGCTACAGTTGAACATTTAATGTCAGCATTGTCTGCTCTAGGCATCGATAATATTATTATTGAATTGAATGGCTCTGAAGTACCGATTATGGATGGAAGTTCTATACCATTTATTTACCTTCTTCAAACTGCACAAATTAAAGAACAGGATGCTCCTAAAAAATTTGTACTGATAAATGATGTCATAGAAGTTAAAGATAAGGACAAATGGGCAAGATTCGAACCTTATGAAGGATTTAAAGTTGATTTTACAATCGACTTCCCTCATCCAGTATTTGATGAATCAACGAATAAAGTTGCCCTAGATTTTTATGATGAATCCTATGTCACAGAAATTAGTCGTGCTCGCACGTTCGGATTTATGCAGGAAGTCGAATACTTAAGATCTAATGGATTAGCAAGAGGTGGATCGCTTGATAATGCAATTGTTTTAGATGAGTATAAGATTATTAATACGGATGGACTACGATACAATGACGAATTCGTGCGACATAAAATATTAGATGCTGTTGGCGATCTCTATATGTTAGGTTATTCGATCATAGGTAATTT is part of the Candidatus Methylopumilus rimovensis genome and encodes:
- the ftsZ gene encoding cell division protein FtsZ, giving the protein MFEVVDSKSQNAIIKVIGVGGCGGNAIDHMIDKNLTGVEFICANTDMQALKKSRASHILQIGQAMTKGLGAGAKPEIGKQAAIDDKEKIISSIKGADMLFITAGMGGGTGTGAAPVIAQIAKELGILTIAVVTKPFLFEGKRTAIATDGINELVQHVDSLIVIPNEKLMEVLGEHIPFLEAFNAANDVLHNAVSGISEIINSPGLVNVDFADVKTVMGEMGMAMIGSGVAQGEHRAYKASQAAVASPLLEDVNLVNARGVLVNISASSKFTLKEYHEVMETIKQFAAIDATVIVGNVIDEAMGDSIRVTVVATGLAQNVKQRMPRIEPRPIMQNKSPVIEDEAVMDDEPDVFSSNENRAQVEIMKMSGMEEYDIPAFLRKKGE
- the lpxC gene encoding UDP-3-O-acyl-N-acetylglucosamine deacetylase; translation: MIKQRTIQKSVQTSGVGLHNGEKVTLTLKPAEVDQGIVFRRVDQKENHEVKVSPDAVKDTKMCSAIGQDASRVATVEHLMSALSALGIDNIIIELNGSEVPIMDGSSIPFIYLLQTAQIKEQDAPKKFVLINDVIEVKDKDKWARFEPYEGFKVDFTIDFPHPVFDESTNKVALDFYDESYVTEISRARTFGFMQEVEYLRSNGLARGGSLDNAIVLDEYKIINTDGLRYNDEFVRHKILDAVGDLYMLGYSIIGNFKAYKSGHELNNKLLLELLSDKESWSLITLDSKDPKTSNLATRYINSKSGILNQEIAGVY